Proteins found in one uncultured Desulfuromonas sp. genomic segment:
- a CDS encoding glutamine--tRNA ligase/YqeY domain fusion protein, with amino-acid sequence MSTEVTETQPKDFIRNIIAEDLANNKHDGRLATRFPPEPNGYLHIGHAKSICLNFGVAEEMGGVCHLRFDDTNPIKEETEFIDAIKEDVQWLGFEWGEHEYYASNYFEQLYAFAVQLIKAGKAYVDDLTGEQMRELRGTLTEPGQNSPYRDRSVEENLDLFERMRNGEFQDGEKVLRAKIDMAAPNMNLRDPAMYRILKAHHHRTGDAWCIYPMYDFAHGQSDSIEKVTHSICTLEFADHRPLYDWFIEQLDIFAPRQYEFARLNLGYTVMSKRKLQQLVAEKHVSGWDDPRMPTLVGMRRRGFPAKAIRSFCERIGVGKSDSWIDMSVLEDCVREELNEEAPRAMCVLNPLKVVITDYPEGQEEIFSAPIHPQKPEMGQRQIPFSREVYIDHDDFMEDPPKKFFRLGPGREVRLRYGYVIKCEEVIYNDAGEVVELRCSHDAETLGKKPEGRKVKGIIHWVSAERALPVEVRQYDRLFNVESPGAGKDVDFRDEINPESINVLPSCYAEPGLALASSGEAYQFERLGYFCVDSRDSRSDALVFNRTVTLRDSWAKAK; translated from the coding sequence ATGAGTACCGAGGTAACAGAGACACAGCCAAAAGATTTTATCCGCAATATCATTGCCGAAGATCTGGCCAATAACAAACATGATGGCCGTCTGGCCACCCGTTTCCCGCCGGAGCCCAACGGTTACCTGCATATCGGACACGCTAAATCGATCTGTCTCAACTTTGGTGTGGCCGAAGAAATGGGCGGGGTCTGTCATCTGCGTTTTGATGATACCAATCCGATCAAAGAGGAAACCGAGTTTATTGATGCCATTAAAGAGGATGTGCAGTGGCTTGGTTTTGAATGGGGCGAACACGAATACTACGCATCCAACTATTTCGAGCAACTCTACGCCTTTGCCGTGCAACTGATTAAGGCGGGCAAGGCCTATGTTGATGATCTCACCGGTGAGCAAATGCGCGAGTTGCGTGGGACCCTGACCGAGCCGGGGCAAAACAGCCCCTACCGTGACCGCAGTGTCGAAGAGAATCTCGACCTGTTCGAGCGGATGCGCAACGGTGAGTTTCAGGATGGCGAAAAGGTGCTGCGCGCCAAAATTGATATGGCTGCGCCCAATATGAATCTGCGTGACCCGGCCATGTACCGCATTCTTAAAGCGCATCACCATCGCACCGGCGATGCCTGGTGTATCTATCCCATGTACGACTTTGCCCATGGTCAGTCCGATTCCATCGAAAAAGTTACCCACTCCATCTGCACCCTGGAGTTTGCCGATCACCGGCCGCTGTACGATTGGTTTATTGAACAACTGGACATTTTTGCCCCGCGCCAATACGAGTTTGCCCGCCTCAATCTCGGTTATACCGTGATGAGCAAGCGCAAGCTTCAGCAACTGGTGGCGGAAAAGCATGTGTCCGGGTGGGATGATCCGCGTATGCCGACTCTGGTCGGTATGCGGCGGCGTGGTTTTCCGGCCAAAGCGATCCGCTCCTTTTGTGAGCGGATCGGTGTCGGCAAGAGCGACAGCTGGATCGATATGAGTGTGCTGGAAGATTGTGTGCGTGAGGAACTCAATGAGGAAGCGCCGCGCGCCATGTGTGTGCTCAATCCCCTCAAGGTGGTGATCACCGATTATCCCGAGGGCCAAGAAGAGATCTTCAGCGCTCCGATCCACCCGCAAAAGCCGGAGATGGGCCAGCGGCAGATTCCGTTCAGTCGCGAAGTCTACATTGATCATGACGATTTCATGGAAGATCCGCCCAAGAAGTTTTTCCGCCTCGGTCCCGGCCGCGAAGTGCGCCTGCGCTATGGTTACGTGATCAAGTGCGAAGAAGTCATCTACAACGATGCCGGCGAAGTGGTGGAACTGCGTTGCAGTCATGATGCCGAGACGTTGGGCAAGAAGCCCGAAGGACGCAAGGTCAAAGGGATCATTCACTGGGTGTCGGCTGAGCGGGCCTTGCCGGTGGAGGTGCGTCAGTATGACCGGCTGTTCAATGTTGAGAGTCCGGGGGCCGGCAAGGATGTTGATTTTCGTGATGAGATCAATCCCGAGTCAATAAACGTGCTGCCCTCTTGCTATGCCGAACCGGGTTTGGCCCTAGCCAGTAGTGGTGAAGCCTATCAGTTTGAACGTCTGGGGTATTTCTGCGTCGACAGTCGTGATTCACGCTCCGACGCCCTGGTGTTCAATCGCACGGTTACCCTGCGTGATTCATGGGCCAAAGCCAAGTAA
- a CDS encoding tetratricopeptide repeat protein, translated as MSLRLTLILLSVLFLQLSQVSAANGTTPGFADSLFNEGDYFRAITEYKRYLYTYPDTPAAARAQLNIARSYLQAERWQDGEFALQRVIDNYPNSDEADIARILSIESAFKQGKPALALQTNNATTLTHLNLLDQQQRLRIWALAYQGNYSKLSPLDLSGSGCLTQQDLKNLEQLPTKSPALAGTLSAILPGSGQLYAKRYQEAGLALLLNAAFIAGGLQAIDTGNEVLGGILLFFEAGWYGGNIYNAMNSVHKYNRTLQQSTLMEMRQRSHFSLLLDDDAAILKLSAPLD; from the coding sequence ATGTCTCTTCGTTTAACACTGATCCTGCTGTCTGTTTTATTCCTGCAATTATCACAGGTTAGTGCCGCAAACGGCACCACGCCCGGCTTCGCGGATAGCCTGTTTAACGAAGGCGATTACTTCCGCGCCATCACCGAATACAAACGCTACCTTTACACCTATCCTGACACGCCGGCCGCAGCACGAGCCCAACTCAATATCGCCCGCAGTTACCTGCAAGCCGAACGCTGGCAGGATGGCGAATTTGCCCTGCAACGGGTGATTGACAACTACCCGAACAGTGACGAGGCCGACATTGCCCGAATTCTGAGCATTGAGAGCGCTTTTAAGCAAGGCAAGCCAGCTTTGGCGCTACAGACCAACAACGCCACAACATTGACCCATCTCAACCTGCTTGATCAACAACAGCGCCTGCGCATCTGGGCTCTCGCGTACCAGGGTAACTACAGCAAACTCTCACCCCTCGATCTCAGCGGATCCGGCTGCCTGACACAACAAGACCTGAAAAACTTGGAACAACTGCCGACCAAATCGCCAGCTCTGGCCGGAACGCTTTCCGCCATCCTGCCCGGTAGCGGACAACTCTACGCAAAACGCTACCAGGAAGCCGGATTGGCCTTGCTGCTCAACGCCGCCTTTATCGCCGGCGGTTTGCAGGCCATCGATACCGGTAATGAGGTTCTCGGCGGCATCCTGCTATTTTTTGAAGCAGGCTGGTATGGCGGTAACATTTACAACGCCATGAACAGTGTGCATAAATATAATCGCACCCTGCAGCAATCGACCCTAATGGAGATGCGCCAACGCAGCCACTTCTCCCTGCTGCTTGATGACGATGCGGCAATCTTGAAACTCTCTGCCCCTCTGGACTGA
- the ispF gene encoding 2-C-methyl-D-erythritol 2,4-cyclodiphosphate synthase, translating to MIRIGHGYDVHRLVEERKLILGGVEVPHRLGLLGHSDADVLLHAICDAILGALAAGDIGRHFPDTDPQFKGISSLTLLQRVIELAASRGWRIGNLDTTIVAQRPKLAEYLPQMVDNIARACQVSPGQVNVKATTTEKLGFEGQQEGISAQAVVLLTQKIERNQGKVIAQL from the coding sequence ATGATTCGCATCGGGCATGGTTATGACGTGCATCGCCTTGTTGAAGAGCGCAAGCTGATTTTAGGTGGTGTGGAGGTTCCCCATCGTCTGGGTCTGTTAGGACATTCCGATGCCGATGTGTTGCTGCATGCGATTTGCGATGCCATTCTCGGTGCCCTGGCTGCCGGGGATATCGGCCGGCATTTTCCCGATACCGATCCACAATTTAAAGGCATTTCCAGTCTGACTCTGTTACAAAGAGTGATTGAGCTGGCTGCGTCGCGCGGCTGGCGGATCGGTAATCTCGATACGACGATTGTTGCTCAGCGCCCCAAGCTGGCTGAGTATTTGCCACAAATGGTCGACAACATCGCCCGAGCCTGTCAGGTCAGTCCCGGCCAGGTGAATGTCAAAGCGACCACCACGGAGAAACTGGGTTTTGAAGGTCAACAGGAGGGGATATCGGCTCAGGCCGTGGTTCTCCTGACACAAAAGATAGAGCGCAACCAAGGAAAGGTCATCGCACAATTATGA
- a CDS encoding CarD family transcriptional regulator, translating to MLFSVGDKAVYPAQGVGIIESIETKEFSGEEHDFYVLRICDSDMTIMVPTANAEQVGMRGLVDKAHVQKVYDVLQNTDAMAGSISSWSRRQREYNEKIKSGDLLEVAAVLRELYMIGNGKELSYGEKKVLELARRLVVKEVAFAEGVEEDQICSRVEGVFHH from the coding sequence ATGTTGTTTAGTGTTGGGGATAAGGCGGTATATCCTGCTCAAGGTGTCGGAATTATAGAGTCCATTGAGACAAAAGAATTTTCGGGGGAGGAGCACGATTTTTATGTCCTGCGCATCTGTGACAGCGACATGACCATCATGGTTCCCACGGCCAATGCCGAGCAGGTGGGGATGCGTGGTCTTGTTGATAAGGCGCACGTGCAGAAAGTCTATGACGTTCTGCAGAATACCGATGCCATGGCTGGGAGTATCTCATCCTGGAGCCGACGCCAGCGGGAGTACAATGAAAAGATCAAGTCCGGTGACCTGCTGGAAGTGGCCGCCGTACTGCGTGAGCTCTATATGATCGGCAACGGTAAGGAACTGTCCTATGGCGAGAAGAAGGTGCTTGAACTGGCGCGCCGTCTGGTCGTTAAGGAAGTGGCCTTTGCCGAAGGCGTTGAAGAAGATCAGATCTGTAGCCGGGTTGAAGGTGTCTTCCATCATTAA
- the ispD gene encoding 2-C-methyl-D-erythritol 4-phosphate cytidylyltransferase, translating to MSVIVLIPAAGLGRRMGTSIHKQYLCLQGRPVLAHTLSVFQQHPCVDSIYVIAPADQMDFCRLDIIEPGGFTKVRDVVAGGAERQDSVRLGLEACQAQVDDIVLIHDGVRPLFDGDLLNGVLKAVEEHGSCVVGVPVKDTIKEVDGGFAVTTPDRRRLWAAQTPQAFRYGKIMSAHHRAYQQGYHGTDDASLLEWQGESVAMIEGSYRNIKITTPEDLLIAEAFLTASEKGNK from the coding sequence ATGAGTGTCATTGTTCTGATTCCTGCAGCGGGCCTTGGCCGCCGCATGGGAACCTCTATCCATAAGCAGTATCTGTGTCTGCAAGGACGCCCTGTCCTTGCGCATACCCTGTCTGTTTTTCAGCAGCATCCCTGTGTTGATTCTATTTATGTTATCGCTCCAGCGGATCAGATGGATTTTTGTCGTCTTGACATCATTGAGCCAGGCGGATTCACAAAAGTGCGTGATGTTGTCGCCGGTGGCGCTGAACGTCAGGATTCGGTGCGCCTTGGCCTTGAAGCCTGTCAGGCTCAGGTGGATGATATCGTCCTGATTCATGATGGTGTGCGACCTTTGTTTGACGGCGACCTGCTCAATGGTGTACTAAAGGCCGTTGAAGAGCATGGGAGCTGTGTGGTTGGCGTGCCGGTAAAGGACACCATCAAGGAAGTGGATGGCGGATTTGCTGTTACCACACCGGATCGGCGACGCTTGTGGGCGGCACAGACACCACAGGCGTTTCGCTACGGTAAAATCATGTCCGCTCATCACCGGGCTTACCAGCAGGGCTACCATGGAACCGATGATGCGTCGCTGTTGGAATGGCAGGGTGAATCGGTTGCCATGATCGAAGGAAGTTACCGCAACATCAAGATCACCACACCGGAAGATCTGTTGATTGCTGAGGCGTTTCTGACTGCAAGTGAAAAGGGGAATAAATGA